TTTCTGTTTGGAAAGAGAACCAGAATTGGAATTAGCAGCGCCGAATGATGCAGTTCTTGAAGGAGCACTGCCAAGAGGGCCAGATTTTCTTGATTTCTCCGCATGAAGGTCGAACATTTTTCCGAGTTCCCCGGATCTCTTAATATCTCCGCCGGTGTACGGCATGGCTGCTGAGCTCATTGTCGGAGGCTTCTCCTTGGGCGTCTCGGAGCGGCCCGAGACATACAGCCCATTGCTGAGCTGATGGGACGGGAACCTCGATCCCATCGAGCTTGGCTGATTTGATCGAAAAGAAAATGCCGACTGTAATCAACAGCCTGTTAGGGTTCACCTCTGATATCGAAAAGGATCATCTTGTGAATACAGCTCAACTAAACAATTTTCAGGTCAACTCTTtacgaaaaaaggaaaaagaaaaaatgaatgttGATATAAAAGCCGAATAGATAATTTGATCCTTATGAACATATAGAAATCAGACAATGCGGAAAGGAGAAAAACTACATAGACATACATATTCAAACACGGCGAAAACCTTAACTCTAAAAAGATGACATATTTCCCCAGATTAAAACACGGCGAAAAccttaaatagaatttttagtTTCGAGGGAGCCTTAGCTGAAATCAGCAATTCTCGAACGAAGCACTAGTATTTAATTCGGCAATTGACAAATTtccaggttaaaaaaaaaaacttaaactcTAAAAAGATGGCATGGTTTGAAATCAGTAATTATAAAAGTTAGAAAACCTCAGCACAACAGATCTGACCAAGTTTATTCGACTTTAGCCGAAATGCTGTGCAATTTCTGAGAGCATGACCTCAACAATTCTCAAATTACGGTTCGCGAAACTTCATCGTATCGGGAATTGAATGACGAACAGGACCTAAAAACATACAAATTAATTGTTAAGGAAAGATCTTTCTACTACTAACCAAAATTAGTTCTAAAATCTACAATCTCAAACAAGCAACTCCTCCATCTCCAACACAGCCCAAAATCTACTCAAATGTGCAAACGCATTGTGCCTAATGTTCTCCACTCCTAGAgctccaaaaaacaaaaacccaaATCCCATTTGAGAAATTGAACCAAACCCACATTTCCATTTCTCCAATTAAACGAATCCCAAACGACCCAATTGCCCCCCCCCCCCGCAAAAAAACTCCCCAAAAAGGAGAAATTAGTGCTTCATATTCCTGTTTAGATCTAAAAAACTGCAATTGGAGACAAACCCATATCCTCATTACCATCAAAAAAGAGAACAATGCATAGATCAGAAAACCAACAACTCCAGATCCCAAAAAAACTTAGAAAAAAAGTACATAAACAAGGGACAAGCTCATGTAACAAAGAGaatgagggagaaagagagatctttctctctcttcatacCTTTGGAGCCAGGGAAAATGAGCttcagctagagagagagagagagagagagagagagatttggttTTTTTTCACTGTACTTTATGGTGTGTGCTTTGTCtcctataaaaattaaaaagtgaaCACTGAGTggggaaaggaaggaaaaatgTCTGGTTAGTCCCTGAACTATCCTCCTATTGGAACTTGTCTttgtaccatttttttttttttttcacatttttaggacttgtttgtttgggtgaaagtgtTTAGATGAAAGTGGAGAGTGGTGAAGTTTTTTTCAGCCGTAATTGATTACTTTCGTTATTTATTTCTTCGTAACAGAGATATGGTCTAAACTTGAGTTATCTGAAACAGCGTAATTGATTTTGGTCCGAAGTAAAGAacggtaaaaaaataataataataaaataatataataagtaatgctaattatatttaaatatatttaattatggcactaattattcttttatttagtttgtatatttaaaatataataaaatttgattagttaagttttattattttcgtCATTTAGTTTGTACACGTAAGATAGgatgaaaattgattaattaagtatttatatatttttttactttataattgtattgttgtattattataatttatgtataaaaaaataattttgttggtttagattaaatttttaattatataggaatataattatattatttttatttattaagttatttattatttatacacaaattatagttttatattattcGAATTCCTGCTCCCACACCAGAATTCTGAAGAAATTTACTTCCATAGCTGTTATAAACAAACaatataaagaataataattttacgaattatatttaatttaaagttaCTTGCAACCACAAAATTCTAGTTTTCGTGAACAAACATATAACAAAAGTCTATTTCCAATCCCGAAGttacatatcttttttttataaataactgAAGtactattatattaataaatgaTTCAACTTGTTTGAAATTCAAATCAAttatatcccttttttttttaacagtaataaattaagattttatatatatatatatatataaattttgaatacatGCCAAACTACATGGGACATAGTAACAGGAACCAACcaaatatattatcaaaataataataataataataaaaaaaaagggaagagacTAAAGGTGAAGCAACCACCTTtcaactccctctctctctgacgtattattaataatttttttaccaaaatgaCCAAAATCCGCTTACGAGAATACCCTGACCTAGaagaattatttatatctaGAATTTTCATCATAAGGACATAACTGCTCTAATTTATAAGTGCTTTTGCGGATACTGGtgagataaaatataataaaattgagGATTTTTCTTTATATGAAAAGTACGAACATTTTTCGACAGATCGTAAGATATTTGATGTTCAAGGGTTacataattgaaataaaaaagcaCATAAACCGAGTCGCAGAAGTAGGATTACATAGGGAAGCAATGTTAGAACTCTCCATTTACACTAGTGCCATCACTGTTTAGAGCCAGTGTGCTTTTAGCTTCAGTTGTTATAAGATTTATCTTCTATTAAGAACTGTAGCAAAAAGATTTTCATCTTAAATGAAAGAAAGAAGCAGATTGATAAATTACAGTAACATTTTGTTTGTTTGCTGCAAGAATTTCTGATTGTCCCAGTAAGAAAAATGAACAAAGAATCTGCATCAGATTGCTCTTTTTCTGCAGAAATGAACAGCAGGATTATCTATCAGGGACTTCAATTGGACTAGTTTCAGTTCAGTCCAGTTTCAATTCAAATAGGGCATGGtacatataagtatatatatacttaagaACTGTGAGTTTGGCTACATCAATCCAACTCTTATTTGATTACTGTCGCGCGTAGGACTAAACCGAACAGCGGTTTCAAATCAATAAGAAATAGCAAAAATtgattatgaaaagaaaaagaaaaagcaggTTAATAGAAAGACTTCATGAGGAAATTACTGAGAAGTCTTGGTCTGAACTAAGCTAGACTCGACCGAAACGCGTATTAAACTGAATGTGATGCTTCTTCTGTATGAAATGAATCTTCTCTTGTGAAACAGATTCATCATTGACATGAAATTCTCACAACTTTAATTAACCTCAACTACATTTCGCAGCTCGACTGTATCTTATCTGCGCGAACTCCGCTGCTAATTTTCTTTAACCTTCTTTGATTATTTCGTTTCAGCAATCTTTCCTTCTAATGCATGGTGGTCGAATTTTTCCTTATCATCTGAAATCAAATCATTCTTGGTTCTCTTTAGTTCTTTACTCATCACTGTTCTCACATCAGCATAAATTAGATCTACAAATTTAGATCAACTACTATTAAGTTTCATCCTTGATAGGTGGTTAGTTAACATTGGAAATAAATTGCCCCTGACATTTAACTCTTAACTTGGTACCATTTGCTGTTTTGATGTTCTCTAAACATCAAATTTGCTCTCAATTTGAACTTTCATGGGATTTATTTGTGAGAACTCTATAAAACGGCACATACGAAACTTGGCCTACATATGCTGTTTGAAATTGTTTATCTGGAAGTAGATAGGATTTCTCTTAAACACATCAAATTGGCCTCCCATCTCACTaccaaatcaaatttaattcaatgccaatttatttttaatataagttataagtaaaatgaattATTTGGACTTAAAAGTCAATTAAATTCTATTGAGAGCCTGTTTAGCCCGACTATGCTTTTTCCGTTAATTTCCGGTTAAATAAACACCACTCAGAAAAACGGAAGTAACTTTTGTCACAAACATCTTTCGGACTACTTCGTGCCGCAATATAACCAGAAGTTTCAAATCAGAATTTTCTCGACTTTTTACAAACCAAATTTCTagtttctaaaatttctatttttttgtccGAATTCAAAAGTGTGGTAAAAACGAGACCAAACAATCAATGAAAGTATAAAATagctagagttaaaaaaaaaaaaagaaaaaaagatcccAATCTAATCTAAGGGCTACAAGAGAGAGGAAGAGTACAAAGAATTCAAAAAggtctccttttttttttccacagacTTATAAATCCCTAACTATTGAAGGGTCGAATTCAACAAGAGATTTGGATGGTTTCCAAATAAAGCTTTTAGGGTTCCTCCAAAGAGAGCAGGGGATCCTCCAAATAGCAATTGGGTAAACCCAAAAACGCTTAATTTCTATTAAGAAACCCTTAGATTCTTCACAGGTTTTCTCATACAGATCTGTGTGTCGTGTTTTATATTGATTGTGTTGTTATTgttgcaatttaattttttttttttagttattttaatgcAATTTTCATGATCTGCTGGTCCTTCTTCTGTTCTTGTGATTCATTTTGTTATGCACCCATCTATGTTGGATTCTAGGGAATTAGGGTTCTGTGAAGGAGAGCAATTTACATTAGGGCTTGTAGTAACTCCCAAGAATTGCTTGCCGATTGGGAATGTGGAAAAGGGAATCATAGAGTTGATTGAAGAACAACATTTTGTTATGCCTTGTTAGAGATATCTGTTTACTGAGAAATTGAAAGTAGTTTGAGAGGAGGAAGTGGGGAATTGGGGTTGATAATTTGTGTTTTAAGATCTTTATTGATGTTAGGAATCATACATCATTGATGGGTAGGAATAGGATTGATTCCAGGTAGGACGTTCGGTTCTCACGAAAAAGTTCTGAAAAAGGATTTTCCATCCGTTTGGTTTCCCAAAAACATactttttcctaaaaaatttaTCTCCAGATTCCATGGAAAAGTCTTCTTTTCATTTCCAGATTTTTAATCCTGTAAACAAAATCTATGGAAAGGGTGTTTTCCATGAAAAACTCGTTTCCTCGAAATTCGAAAACAGTTTATGATTTTCtgaggaaccaaacacccctttattaatttttcttgagaaaagaatgaagaagaaTTGTGGACACATCAATTCCCTGGAAGAATGAGGAAGAGATTCTCTAGCAGGGGAGAAAATTGTGACGAAGAATTGTTGACACTTGTTTCGCTATTACTAGTTTTGTAAGATTTTGGTTCAGTTTGGGATTGTTTTGCTTGCTTCAGTGATCCTTGTTTTCTTTCTCACTACATTCCAGGAAATTATTCTAGGAAGTACAGTAAGTTGCTTATAGAGATGGTGTTATCTGCATTTGTAAATCTTGCAATGGAAAGCCACTAGAAATAAGCTTACAATTTGGCTGGTCACTTATGATAAAGTTAATTGAGATATGTGATGAATGCAATTGGAACTATCTCTGGATGAGAAATGCAAACCTTTAGATGACAATAGCATTTCATTCACTGGCTCATTTGATTTATTGACTATGAACGAAACAGCAAAGAATGTCGCCTTCGTATACAAAAGGAGGAGAGTTACTGAATGCAGTCAGAATGACTGCAGGAAAACTGTTTTATCCCCGGATGAGGCGTGCAAATCGTTAGACATGAATAGGGTTTCGTTCACAAGCTCGTTTGATTTATCGACTATGAAAAGAACGTCAAAGAATGTTGGCTTCGTATACAAAAGGCGGAAACGTAATGAATGCAATTGGAGTGACTGcgggaaaactattttttcgaCTATGACGGAAACAGCAAAGAATGTTGGCTTTGTATACAAAAGGCGGAAATGTAATGAATGGAATAGGAATGACTGCAGGAAAGCTAGTTTATCTCTGGATGAGTCATGCAAATCTTTAGATAATGTTGGGGTTTCATTCACAAGCTCATTTAATTTACCAAGAATAAAAAGAACAGCAAAAAATGTTGGCTTCGTATACGAGAAGCAGAAATCGGATAGGAAATCGGTTACGTACCTTTCACGAAATGCAACAGAAAGTTTGAAGCAAAGTGCAAAATGCAATAGTGAATATTATAAGGATGGAAAAACTATTTTATCTGAGTGTGAGGACGCATGCGAAACTTTAACAAATGTTGGAGTTTCGTTCTCAAATTCCTCTGATTTATCGGCTACAAAAAGCATGTTCCCAGTCTCTTCACCAAAGATGTTTAAATTGGTGTTTAAGAGGACGAAGTTTGATAGAAACTCTCTTGCATTCATTTCAGAAAATACAACATACAGAATTGCTTGTCCATGTTCCAGCGCAAGTTCTGACGAACAATCAGTTATATTGCCCATAAAAACATCTAATTGTGATCTTCGTAAACCTGCATTAAACTCAATTATAGATGATAGATGTTCTTCGTCAGTCTCTTGTGTGCCATCTTTaatgaagaaagaagaaaagggcCGTGAGCACTGTTCTTCTAAGGATGCTGATGTGGTAGAACAGTTAAACAAAGTTGCTTCAGTAAAGGAGCTCTGCATCTCTGTGCTGAAAAGCGATGGACTCCTTGGAGATGCGGGGACTAGTAATGAAGATGATCCTATTGCGGTCCCTTGTGATCGAGATGCTAACTGTTCTGAAACATGCAAAATTTGTGGGCTTCTGGGAAATCTATTGGAGATGTTAATTTGTGACATTTGTGAAGAAGCATTTCATCTGCCTTGTTGCAAACCAAAGATAAAGAAAATACCGGTCGATGAGTGGTACTGTCAGACTTGCTTCAGAACAAAACGCAAGTCCTTATCTGCAGAATACTCGAGGAACAAAAGTGAACCATCCAAGAAGAGTAAGAGTCGGTCACCTCGTCTGCGTCAGGATTGGATAACTTTGATGTTGAAAGACACCCAACCATATACAACAGGGGTTCCAATTGGTGAAGATTTCCAAGCAGACATTCCGGACTGGTCTGGTCCAATGTCAGAGTATGCTCTCTTTACTCCTATATGTTCTTGCAATTCATTTTATCTTTGACTGGAagattttctcttttcttcccccTTTTTTGGATTAAATTAGGAATTGGACAAAGCCTTTTGTGATCAGGAGCAACAAGctttgttttcaaaaaaatatgtttGGTAATTTACGTGGAAATAAGACACATAATTCTTCTTTTCTGACAAAATTTGTTTTGCAGTGGTCTCCTGTAAATATTCAATATCATGAATAAAAAGCagatttttgttatttgttCCTTAATATCATCTCTATTATCATTATTTCTGCAGCAGCGCCAGTTATTACGATTGAACTTCTCAGATGGATCCTGCTGAATTTCATAATCTGGATGTAAGATTCATATCTCTATTTTTcaccatttttgcaatttttgtgCTGCACATCGAATTTTCATTACTTTATTAGAATTATGGAACCTAGTTGAAATACTCGATGCGATTTTTCATTGATATAGCATGCAATGTATCTTCCATGTCAAAATTTTCTTCTGACTCTCTCATTCTATAATAATGCACTTCCATAATACCGCTTTTGTCGTTGAACGGGAATGTAAATGAATTTGCTAATGCACTCAATCTACCCCGCTTAGTGTCTCTTATCTAAACAGATTACGGTGCTCTTATCTTATCTTTACATTATTAATGATCTTCATAATCTTATTACTGGCACAAGACTTTGTTATCTAGTACATATTCATATTTACATATGTCGGTATTATATTTCTGCAgcataattttgattaatttctaTATGCTTTCCATTCTTAATGACCACTTAATCCATACATACAGGTGAAGAAAGGCCATTTTGATCCTGAATGAAGTTGTAGCTGTATAATATGAAAGGGGCCTGATAACAAATATACATACATTTCTCTGTAGTTTAGTATGCAAGGGTTTTTGGCATTCGAATTCGTAGATTTTGTGTAATATGAGGTTTGCTGATACCAAATTCATTCTGGATTAGGCAGAGAGCTGTATcatctatatataattgatcGTGTTCGATTCGCTGCCAACGACGGCATTTCAAGGCCAATTTTGTTGTGTAGCTCTATTTAGgggtaaaaaaagaagaaatgtttCAATCGAGTTCATCAATAGTAATTCTGATTCAGATTAACTTCCCATATGTTTTCGCGGTGCCAGATTTGGAATTGTATTATCCCTTTTGTATTCCAGTTGGGTCTGGTGGTAATGGTTTGTTGATTTCTTACCCTTCACAGCATTCGGCGTGCAGCTTCTTCGAAGATTGGTACATGTGATTGATCAAAAAGAGTAGAACAAGCACATTCCCTCCTTTCTTTGTGGTTTTTCGCATCAAATAGGGGTGCTTCTTCAAGTTTGTATGGACAATCACATTTCCTCGAGTAGCTAACCTCCATAATTATTGATAAGTTGGACAAAATATAGTTCCAACTTACTGAGGCCTAATTCAGTCAGAAATGCTTAGTTTTCCGAATTCCGCTCAGCAGTGATTTGTAAGGCTTAGTTGATCCAAAATCATTTTCAGGAGAATATAAGCATCGTATATTGAATCAGTTTGAGGCTCAAATACTCACTCAATTTAAGCTTATTTTAAGCAAGAATACATAAATGATCACTGCCAATAAAAGAATATTGTAAATCGGACTTACAAATGTAATCAATCAATTTAGAAACTAGAGCAAAGTGTGCTCACAATACCTGAAAGTATTTTCCATACAATTTGTTCAAACACAAAATGTCGCACTTAAGGCAATGTAGTTATTCACGACAACAAAACATCGTCAAGATGGAAAACCCAGAAACAAGAGACTAAACGTTTATTCCAACCTTCCATGCAAACAAGGCAATGGAAGAACATTGGTGTAGGTAAAATATCTGCCGAAGAAATGAGATGCAAGCTTTCATCACAACCAACCCAGAAAATGATCTTCGGTCCTGCAGAAAGGCAATACATATCAATTAAAATCATGCTAAAATTTCATTATTATAGTACAAACGCTCACCATTTTATCGACTCTTTTGTAATCATCTTTCATTAAGAATCACTTCAACGTTTTCCATCTGTCTTAACGAATGGAAAGAACGAATTGTCCTCGAAGAAGTTCAGAAGCCCAGAGAGACTTAACTTGACAAAACAGAATCCATAAATAAGACTGGCTAAGATTAACTGCTTTAAGAAAAGAGCAGGATAACACTGTCAAACATATCACatggaaggggaaaaaaaaacaccgCAAGGGCAAGAGAATTTAGATGAAAAACGTGATGCATCATTGTATGAATTTGAATTACACTCGATTAGAGTGCTGCCACCAtcatatattttaagtgaatttCGTAGTAGACACACCTCAAGAAAACATACTATATATCTCCCCTCAATTAGTGGATTAAAGCAAACTTCTATCACCGGATGCAAGATAATTTGGTCCAGCAATATTTGAGAGCATGCCACACGCAAACTTTTCTCTGAGCCCTATTTCTCACCATGGAACCCCTCCACCCTAACCACCTCTAGTATGCACCGGTTTAATTATCTATGCCTCCAATCTACTGTGCTTGCCCAAAACTACACTACCCTGATCATTTGAAGAGCTATCATCACTTCATTCATGCCTGTTTATTTGTTCAATCAACAAGTAACATCGAGTTCAACAAGTAACATCGAGTTAAAGACAATGTGGCATAAAAAGGTGATATAAAGGCATTGTCCTCTAAGCACATCAAGCAGCCAGCAATTAAATTGATACTAGAGAGAAAGCAAATTTCTTTATCGACCAAAAGCCTCTGATCAGACACATGTCAACAGATGAAGAAAGAAACAATCCTAGATTCCTACTCCTGCACAAGATGAATCCAACACCACAATGTCATCAATGAATGATAGTAGTTGGTATAACTATTCAGATATGGTTCATCTGTTTCGCCAACAATTAACAGCCGAAAATTCAATTTCTGCATTGACATAAGCTCCCTGATTCAAATACAagttgccaaaaaaaaaaagcgctaaACCACCCTGCATTCCAATCCCTATTCAAGGCGGATCAACACCAGAAGAAACCATATTAGTGTTTAAATCTGGTGGATCTACCATCTATAAATAGATaaaaactcttctttttttttttgtgtgtgtgtgtgtgtgaccTAAACGCCCAGATCAAACACATGACACCAATCAAAGAAACCAAAACTAAACAAAATCCTAGATTCTTATTCCCATCCAAAATGAATCTAACACCATAAGAATGCCACTAATGAGTGTAAACACCATAGCATTAGTGTTTAAACCTTGTTGATCTACTTTATCGTCTATTATAAtcaacaaaaattctaattgtTTCATCAACTTAAAACTCCCCGATCCAACACATGCTACCAAACAATGAAACTGAAACTAAACAAAACCCCAGAATCTACTCCCATCCGAGATGAATTAAACACCTTGAGCACGCCTCTGCTGATCGAAAGTAG
This window of the Ananas comosus cultivar F153 linkage group 19, ASM154086v1, whole genome shotgun sequence genome carries:
- the LOC109724843 gene encoding uncharacterized protein LOC109724843 isoform X1; amino-acid sequence: MQLELSLDEKCKPLDDNSISFTGSFDLLTMNETAKNVAFVYKRRRVTECSQNDCRKTVLSPDEACKSLDMNRVSFTSSFDLSTMKRTSKNVGFVYKRRKRNECNWSDCGKTIFSTMTETAKNVGFVYKRRKCNEWNRNDCRKASLSLDESCKSLDNVGVSFTSSFNLPRIKRTAKNVGFVYEKQKSDRKSVTYLSRNATESLKQSAKCNSEYYKDGKTILSECEDACETLTNVGVSFSNSSDLSATKSMFPVSSPKMFKLVFKRTKFDRNSLAFISENTTYRIACPCSSASSDEQSVILPIKTSNCDLRKPALNSIIDDRCSSSVSCVPSLMKKEEKGREHCSSKDADVVEQLNKVASVKELCISVLKSDGLLGDAGTSNEDDPIAVPCDRDANCSETCKICGLLGNLLEMLICDICEEAFHLPCCKPKIKKIPVDEWYCQTCFRTKRKSLSAEYSRNKSEPSKKSKSRSPRLRQDWITLMLKDTQPYTTGVPIGEDFQADIPDWSGPMSDSASYYD
- the LOC109724843 gene encoding uncharacterized protein LOC109724843 isoform X2, encoding MNRVSFTSSFDLSTMKRTSKNVGFVYKRRKRNECNWSDCGKTIFSTMTETAKNVGFVYKRRKCNEWNRNDCRKASLSLDESCKSLDNVGVSFTSSFNLPRIKRTAKNVGFVYEKQKSDRKSVTYLSRNATESLKQSAKCNSEYYKDGKTILSECEDACETLTNVGVSFSNSSDLSATKSMFPVSSPKMFKLVFKRTKFDRNSLAFISENTTYRIACPCSSASSDEQSVILPIKTSNCDLRKPALNSIIDDRCSSSVSCVPSLMKKEEKGREHCSSKDADVVEQLNKVASVKELCISVLKSDGLLGDAGTSNEDDPIAVPCDRDANCSETCKICGLLGNLLEMLICDICEEAFHLPCCKPKIKKIPVDEWYCQTCFRTKRKSLSAEYSRNKSEPSKKSKSRSPRLRQDWITLMLKDTQPYTTGVPIGEDFQADIPDWSGPMSDSASYYD